The following are from one region of the Thermococcus cleftensis genome:
- the folP gene encoding dihydropteroate synthase, with the protein MKFAGVDLSEPRIMGVINVSPESFYKGSVRNDEEKLIETAVKMVKDGASFIDIGAKSTAPYLETQIPVEEEVKRAVWAVKAIRDHVDVPISIDTTNARVAEEALKAGADIVNDVTGLKGDPRMAEIAKDHGAPVIVCAHGEVRNLSDPVHTVMDLLKESLVIAEKYGIEEIAIDPAIGFLRPEWPPWYEWDSRVLANLNVLKTFGRPILVGVSRKSFIGAITGRKDPAERLAGSLSATAIAVFNGAHIIRTHDVRETLDTVKMAAFIKRFRP; encoded by the coding sequence ATGAAGTTCGCGGGAGTTGATTTGAGTGAACCCAGAATAATGGGCGTCATCAACGTTTCACCGGAGAGTTTCTACAAGGGGAGCGTCAGAAACGACGAGGAAAAGCTCATCGAGACCGCGGTGAAGATGGTCAAGGACGGGGCGTCCTTCATAGACATCGGTGCCAAATCGACCGCCCCCTACCTTGAGACCCAGATTCCCGTTGAGGAGGAGGTAAAGAGAGCCGTCTGGGCGGTTAAAGCTATCCGGGACCATGTGGACGTGCCGATAAGCATAGACACCACGAACGCCAGGGTTGCAGAGGAAGCACTCAAAGCCGGGGCAGACATCGTAAACGACGTTACCGGGCTCAAAGGCGACCCGAGAATGGCGGAAATAGCCAAGGACCACGGGGCTCCTGTAATAGTCTGCGCCCACGGAGAGGTGAGGAATCTCAGCGACCCCGTTCACACGGTGATGGACCTCCTCAAGGAAAGCCTCGTCATAGCTGAAAAGTACGGGATTGAGGAGATCGCCATCGACCCCGCGATAGGATTCCTCCGCCCGGAGTGGCCGCCGTGGTACGAGTGGGACTCCAGGGTTCTGGCCAACCTGAACGTCCTCAAGACCTTCGGAAGGCCAATCCTCGTAGGCGTCTCGAGGAAATCATTCATCGGGGCCATAACCGGCAGAAAAGACCCTGCGGAGAGATTAGCTGGCAGCCTCTCGGCGACGGCCATAGCCGTCTTCAACGGCGCCCACATAATCAGAACCCACGACGTGAGGGAAACGCTGGACACTGTCAAGATGGCGGCCTTCATCAAGAGGTTCAGGCCATAG
- a CDS encoding beta-ribofuranosylaminobenzene 5'-phosphate synthase family protein: MIIRTPRRLHLGLIDPAATFGRRFGSLGLALEGGYEVKIIESDSLEIVAEGEDRKTIEFAVKRMNSAYETGVNYLVEVRKAIPRHVGLGSTTQLSLAVGTAIARLNNINVPIEELAKVLGRGRNGGAGIYSFAYGGFVMDGGVRDGIPPLILRTDFPEEWAFLLIIPELKPGLDEEEEKPVMASLAGRTDVAREISHRILLGLLPALKERDVKTFGEHLSAIQRLVGKHFEPYQGGEFREDVKLVLDFLAEKTYGHGQSSWGPTVYGLILRSDFERLSAEARDYLREHGIKAKVELGLPNNAGAEIIGESAFLERLIRSVGG, from the coding sequence GTGATAATCCGAACCCCGAGGAGGCTTCACCTCGGTCTCATAGACCCGGCCGCCACCTTCGGGCGGCGCTTTGGGAGCCTCGGCCTTGCGCTCGAGGGTGGCTACGAGGTCAAAATCATCGAGAGCGACTCCTTGGAGATAGTTGCGGAGGGAGAGGACAGGAAGACCATCGAGTTCGCGGTCAAGAGAATGAACTCCGCCTACGAGACCGGGGTCAATTACCTGGTTGAGGTCAGAAAAGCCATTCCTAGGCATGTTGGCCTCGGCTCCACGACCCAGCTTAGCCTGGCGGTCGGCACTGCCATAGCAAGACTTAACAACATTAACGTCCCAATCGAAGAGCTCGCCAAGGTTCTTGGAAGGGGGAGGAACGGCGGTGCTGGAATCTATTCCTTCGCCTATGGCGGGTTTGTCATGGACGGCGGCGTCAGGGACGGCATTCCTCCCCTGATACTCCGCACGGACTTTCCAGAGGAGTGGGCCTTTCTGCTGATTATTCCGGAGCTCAAGCCGGGTCTCGACGAGGAGGAGGAAAAGCCCGTGATGGCGAGTCTTGCCGGAAGGACAGACGTCGCTAGGGAGATAAGCCACAGAATACTGCTTGGCCTCCTGCCCGCTTTGAAGGAGAGGGACGTAAAAACCTTCGGTGAACACCTCTCCGCGATACAGCGGCTCGTGGGAAAGCACTTCGAACCGTACCAGGGCGGGGAGTTCAGGGAGGACGTTAAGCTGGTACTCGACTTTCTGGCGGAGAAAACCTACGGCCACGGCCAGAGCTCCTGGGGGCCAACGGTTTACGGGCTGATCCTCCGGAGTGACTTCGAGAGGCTCAGCGCCGAGGCCCGAGACTACCTCAGGGAGCACGGGATAAAGGCGAAGGTCGAGCTCGGCCTTCCGAACAACGCCGGCGCGGAGATAATCGGGGAGAGCGCGTTCCTTGAAAGGTTGATAAGGTCCGTGGGTGGTTAA
- a CDS encoding N-glycosylase/DNA lyase, giving the protein MTLDRFIRVRYRADEEKVKALREILSELGLDCARTIEERVDLQFDALRNLHGNLKNDELFIKLVIANSLVSYQLTAKGEMWWWEFSKHFSENPPGRGISEAYSRFLPNSRTNRRLVTGKVKRLKRIEPFLDSLSLEDLGNYYFSGMERLRDELAKTLGSRKSAKTIVFAVKMFGYAGRIAFGKFVPYPMGIEIPDDVRINAYTKRFTNEPPVSFWRGIAEETGIPPLHIDSILWPVLGGHDEVLTRLKKHCTKWEDVLRLASL; this is encoded by the coding sequence GTGACCCTCGACAGGTTCATCAGGGTGAGGTACCGGGCCGACGAGGAAAAGGTGAAGGCCCTCCGGGAGATTCTAAGCGAACTCGGCCTCGACTGCGCCAGAACCATCGAGGAGCGGGTTGACCTCCAGTTCGATGCGCTGAGAAACCTCCACGGGAACCTGAAAAACGATGAGCTCTTCATCAAGCTCGTCATTGCAAACTCCCTCGTGAGCTATCAGCTGACGGCGAAGGGCGAGATGTGGTGGTGGGAGTTCTCTAAGCACTTTTCGGAAAATCCGCCGGGAAGGGGCATATCGGAAGCATACTCCCGATTTCTGCCGAACTCCAGAACCAACCGGAGACTTGTTACAGGGAAGGTCAAAAGACTGAAGAGAATCGAGCCCTTCCTCGATTCCCTCTCCCTGGAAGACCTTGGAAACTACTACTTCAGTGGCATGGAACGCCTGCGCGACGAGCTCGCGAAAACGCTTGGCTCGAGGAAAAGTGCCAAGACTATCGTCTTCGCCGTCAAGATGTTCGGCTACGCCGGCAGGATAGCCTTTGGGAAATTCGTTCCCTACCCAATGGGCATCGAGATACCCGACGACGTGAGGATAAACGCCTACACGAAGCGCTTCACGAACGAGCCCCCTGTGAGCTTCTGGAGGGGAATCGCGGAGGAAACCGGTATTCCACCGCTGCACATCGATTCAATACTCTGGCCGGTTCTGGGGGGACACGATGAGGTTCTCACGCGGCTGAAAAAGCACTGCACGAAGTGGGAGGACGTTTTGAGACTGGCTTCCCTCTGA
- a CDS encoding ABC transporter permease subunit, whose product MLWGFQLEFKQSLRTKKLWVILGVMMLLYIPGFYLQKSSGREIETVQQAVSVLISNINGLGGFFIAILALLMGATAINSEIEKGTLRVAMSKPITRLSYIGGKFLAHTVVVLMALLLTTLVGIAGLVWLGAPLGGQLVTDSLLLNALLLLAMMQLIALGYIISTTVKSSSTALGVALVVMFVFFMIMPAIVQFMAAKDTIISDHPDWDAYREKTKEYQTKYLFYVPTTQIDVIVSDATKITGSVDNPQVEYIGIGGAIRENLTNLGILVSLTLVYLALAFYRFLRMDLR is encoded by the coding sequence ATGCTCTGGGGATTTCAGCTTGAGTTTAAGCAGAGCCTTCGAACTAAGAAACTGTGGGTAATACTCGGTGTGATGATGCTCCTCTACATACCTGGGTTCTACCTTCAGAAGTCGAGTGGCAGGGAGATTGAAACTGTTCAACAGGCCGTCTCAGTCCTCATCAGCAACATCAACGGACTCGGCGGATTTTTCATTGCAATCCTTGCCCTTCTGATGGGTGCCACGGCAATAAACAGCGAGATAGAGAAGGGAACGCTCCGCGTTGCAATGAGCAAGCCGATAACGAGGTTGAGCTACATCGGCGGCAAGTTCCTCGCTCACACGGTGGTCGTGTTAATGGCACTCCTCCTCACGACCCTGGTGGGAATAGCTGGACTTGTCTGGCTGGGCGCCCCCCTCGGCGGCCAGCTCGTCACTGACTCACTCCTGCTCAACGCCTTATTGCTCCTGGCAATGATGCAGTTAATAGCCCTCGGTTACATAATCTCCACCACCGTGAAGTCCTCCAGCACGGCCCTTGGCGTGGCCCTCGTGGTGATGTTCGTCTTCTTCATGATAATGCCGGCCATAGTCCAGTTCATGGCCGCCAAGGATACCATAATAAGCGACCACCCCGACTGGGACGCCTACCGGGAAAAGACCAAGGAGTACCAGACCAAGTATCTTTTCTACGTCCCGACAACCCAGATAGACGTCATCGTGAGCGACGCCACCAAGATTACTGGCAGCGTGGACAACCCACAGGTAGAGTACATCGGAATAGGCGGTGCCATACGGGAGAACCTCACAAACCTGGGGATACTGGTGAGCCTTACGCTCGTCTATCTCGCCCTCGCTTTCTACCGCTTCCTCCGCATGGATCTGAGGTGA
- a CDS encoding ABC transporter ATP-binding protein — MLRIENLVKVYKDVRALDGLNLEVKPGQVYGFLGPNGAGKSTTILSTLGLIFPQEGRIELFGEEVFRGGKFDENQLVEAKKRIGYMPEHATLWDFLTPEQTLDIIADAFKIPKTEKGKRINELLELVGLKEARKRKVGKFSKGMRQRLLLAQALINDPELLILDEPMTGLDPRGIAEFKEIIREQRKAGKTVFFSSHILAHVEEVCDTVGVIVKGKLRVEDSLENIKREFLRKAGYTIIIETNKPVDWSSVEWNVSPLGENKYRVVAPEDIREELHDFVANQGAKILTMQVKEPSLEEIFLEMVG, encoded by the coding sequence ATGCTCAGGATTGAGAATCTCGTTAAGGTTTACAAGGACGTTAGGGCTTTGGACGGTCTTAACCTTGAAGTGAAGCCGGGTCAAGTTTACGGCTTCCTCGGCCCAAACGGTGCTGGCAAGAGCACGACAATCCTCAGCACCCTCGGTCTAATCTTTCCTCAGGAAGGGAGGATTGAACTGTTTGGCGAGGAGGTCTTCAGGGGCGGCAAGTTTGACGAGAACCAGCTCGTTGAGGCAAAGAAGAGAATAGGCTACATGCCGGAGCACGCCACGCTCTGGGATTTTCTGACTCCCGAGCAGACGCTGGACATCATCGCTGACGCTTTCAAAATACCAAAAACCGAGAAGGGGAAGCGCATCAATGAACTCCTCGAGCTTGTTGGTTTGAAGGAAGCGAGAAAGAGGAAGGTTGGGAAGTTTTCGAAGGGCATGCGGCAGAGACTCCTTTTGGCCCAGGCGCTCATCAACGACCCGGAGCTTTTGATTCTTGACGAGCCGATGACTGGGTTGGATCCGAGGGGTATTGCTGAGTTCAAGGAGATTATTAGAGAGCAGAGGAAGGCTGGAAAGACGGTGTTCTTCTCCAGTCATATTCTCGCGCACGTGGAGGAGGTTTGCGACACGGTTGGGGTAATAGTGAAGGGCAAGCTCCGTGTCGAGGACAGTCTGGAGAACATCAAGCGGGAGTTCCTGAGAAAGGCGGGGTACACTATCATCATTGAGACTAACAAGCCCGTGGACTGGAGTTCGGTGGAGTGGAATGTGAGTCCGCTCGGTGAGAATAAGTACCGCGTTGTCGCCCCTGAGGACATCAGGGAGGAGCTTCATGACTTTGTGGCGAACCAGGGCGCGAAGATTCTAACAATGCAGGTCAAGGAGCCAAGCCTCGAGGAGATATTCCTCGAGATGGTGGGGTGA
- a CDS encoding UbiD family decarboxylase yields MLKEILGRFEDTVVVKEPVSKELEITRYLLKHRNRPVLFENVNGWTVAGNIWSTRERIAGFLNTSREELIHLIAEAMENPSPYRTVENAPFMKNPTEDFSLLELPIPKYYPKDGGPYFTSAMVIAKDENGFTNMSFHRMMVRDEKTVAIRLVPRHLYAMWRDKAEHGEELEVRIVVGNPVHLLLTGATSVAYGVSELEIASKLSELAFGRPIDVVELGGIPVPVESEFVFEARITPELVDEGPFVDITGTYDYVRKQPLVVFEKMYHVDEPVFHALLPGGYEHYMLMGLPKEPQIYASVKRVVPKVHGVRLTEGGAMWLHAVVSITKQHDGDGKNAILAAFAGHPSLKHVVVVDEDVNIYDDREVEWAIATRFQADKDLVIVPNARGSSLDPSAEKSLTAKWGIDATKPLDRKEEFERARL; encoded by the coding sequence ATGCTGAAGGAAATCCTGGGGAGATTTGAGGATACCGTTGTTGTCAAAGAACCCGTGTCCAAGGAACTTGAAATAACGCGCTACCTTCTGAAGCACAGGAACAGGCCCGTCCTGTTTGAGAACGTGAACGGCTGGACCGTTGCGGGCAACATCTGGAGCACGCGGGAAAGGATAGCGGGTTTCCTCAACACAAGCAGGGAGGAACTCATTCACCTGATTGCGGAGGCGATGGAAAATCCCTCACCATACAGGACCGTTGAAAACGCCCCCTTCATGAAAAACCCGACGGAGGATTTCTCGCTCCTCGAGCTTCCGATTCCGAAGTACTACCCGAAGGACGGCGGGCCATACTTCACTTCGGCGATGGTCATAGCGAAGGACGAGAACGGCTTCACCAATATGTCCTTCCACAGGATGATGGTCAGGGACGAGAAGACTGTCGCAATCAGGCTCGTCCCCAGGCACCTCTACGCGATGTGGAGGGACAAGGCGGAACACGGAGAGGAGCTTGAGGTGAGGATAGTCGTCGGGAACCCGGTTCACCTCCTCCTTACCGGAGCCACGAGCGTAGCCTACGGCGTCAGCGAGCTTGAGATAGCGTCAAAGCTGAGCGAGCTCGCCTTCGGAAGGCCCATCGATGTCGTCGAACTCGGTGGAATCCCTGTTCCGGTCGAGAGTGAGTTCGTGTTTGAGGCCAGAATCACGCCGGAGCTCGTTGATGAAGGCCCCTTCGTGGACATAACCGGTACATACGACTACGTCAGAAAGCAGCCGCTGGTGGTCTTCGAGAAGATGTACCATGTGGACGAGCCGGTCTTCCACGCCCTTCTCCCGGGTGGCTACGAGCACTACATGCTCATGGGCCTGCCGAAGGAGCCACAGATTTACGCCAGCGTCAAGAGGGTCGTCCCCAAGGTTCACGGCGTAAGGCTGACCGAAGGCGGTGCAATGTGGCTCCACGCCGTTGTCAGCATAACCAAGCAGCACGACGGCGACGGGAAGAACGCGATTTTGGCGGCTTTCGCCGGCCACCCGAGCCTGAAGCACGTGGTAGTTGTCGATGAAGACGTCAACATATACGACGACAGGGAGGTGGAGTGGGCGATAGCGACGCGCTTCCAGGCCGATAAGGACCTCGTGATAGTCCCAAACGCGAGGGGAAGCTCCCTCGATCCCTCCGCGGAGAAGAGCCTCACCGCGAAGTGGGGCATCGACGCCACCAAGCCACTTGACAGGAAGGAGGAGTTCGAGAGGGCTAGGCTTTAA
- a CDS encoding DEAD/DEAH box helicase produces MVVLRIPDGSALARIEKADPQVYFKIYDLLTYKRDFGKWEKPESLYDPYEKTFPVGLLPRVKKFLNCKGYRVRIKDERRVRGVKLNSVWNEEYKLRKYQERAVRKALREKMGVLALPVGSGKTVVGLRIIHELDLSALIVVHTKELLYQWAEKVREVLGLEPGIVGDNRWEEGNVTVAMIQTLLSRGVERLENDYAIVMFDECHRTSAAEKFYQLGISLPQVYRFGLSATPWRRVRGEEIKIEAVVGPTIFEVRAEDLIREKFLAKPRFEIITYESSMPSFSERYKELYEDMIMNNDERNRVVVEKAVELARKGHRVLIDVKRIEHGKILKEMLEKEGVKAEFLSSKSQNRWEVLEAFKNGEIPVLISTLLKEGVDIPEISAIILAGGGKSDIMTIQTIGRALRPKSGMKAVIVDVQDDDPLLFTHFIERQKALKQYYGRYYDREMASKLEQSVAKKRRPRQSS; encoded by the coding sequence ATGGTGGTCCTCCGCATTCCTGATGGCTCTGCACTGGCCAGAATCGAGAAGGCAGATCCCCAGGTGTACTTCAAGATATACGACCTTCTCACATACAAGAGGGACTTCGGAAAGTGGGAGAAGCCAGAGAGCTTATACGACCCCTACGAGAAGACCTTTCCCGTTGGCCTTCTCCCGAGGGTGAAGAAGTTCCTCAACTGCAAGGGCTACAGGGTCAGAATCAAAGACGAACGCAGAGTTAGGGGAGTTAAGCTCAACTCGGTCTGGAACGAGGAGTATAAGCTGAGGAAGTATCAGGAACGGGCCGTTAGAAAGGCCCTCAGAGAGAAGATGGGGGTCCTGGCTCTTCCTGTTGGCAGCGGAAAGACCGTAGTGGGACTCAGGATAATTCACGAGCTTGACCTTTCCGCGCTGATAGTTGTCCACACAAAGGAGCTGCTCTACCAGTGGGCAGAGAAGGTGAGGGAGGTCCTCGGTTTAGAGCCAGGAATCGTCGGCGACAACAGATGGGAAGAGGGGAACGTCACGGTGGCGATGATACAGACGCTGCTCTCGAGGGGCGTTGAGAGGCTGGAGAACGACTATGCCATCGTCATGTTTGACGAGTGTCATCGGACCTCGGCCGCCGAAAAGTTCTACCAGCTTGGAATAAGCCTCCCTCAAGTTTATCGCTTCGGCCTTTCGGCAACTCCCTGGAGAAGGGTTAGGGGGGAGGAGATAAAGATCGAGGCCGTCGTCGGGCCGACGATATTCGAGGTCCGCGCCGAGGACCTGATAAGGGAGAAGTTCCTCGCGAAGCCGCGCTTCGAGATAATAACATACGAGTCAAGCATGCCCTCTTTCAGCGAGCGCTACAAGGAGCTCTACGAGGATATGATTATGAACAACGACGAGAGGAACAGGGTGGTTGTGGAGAAAGCCGTCGAGCTGGCCAGGAAGGGCCACCGCGTCCTGATAGACGTCAAGCGCATCGAACACGGCAAGATTCTGAAGGAAATGCTCGAAAAGGAGGGAGTGAAGGCAGAGTTCCTCAGCTCAAAGAGTCAGAACCGCTGGGAAGTCCTGGAAGCCTTCAAGAACGGTGAAATCCCTGTCCTGATTTCGACGCTCCTCAAGGAAGGGGTGGACATACCTGAAATTTCGGCAATAATCCTCGCGGGCGGCGGAAAGAGTGACATAATGACGATTCAGACGATAGGCCGTGCTCTGAGGCCCAAGAGTGGAATGAAGGCAGTCATAGTCGATGTTCAGGACGACGATCCGCTGCTCTTCACCCACTTCATCGAGAGGCAGAAGGCGCTGAAGCAGTACTACGGCAGGTACTACGACCGAGAGATGGCCTCAAAGCTCGAGCAGAGCGTCGCCAAAAAGCGCCGCCCTCGTCAGAGCTCTTGA
- the truA gene encoding tRNA pseudouridine(38-40) synthase TruA, translating to MKLALRVAYDGTAFYGFQRQPGVRTVEGELIRALTKLRIIENPEENDFKGASRTDRGVSAFFNVVSFVPGERADLAKPEVLNHHLRDVWVLGVAEVPDEFHPRFWARGKTYRYYLVDEGFDLETMLECAKLFEGTHDFSAFAKLEPGRDPVRTISSIVMTQRGGYYVVEISGESFLWEMVRRIVNALRFCGLGLLEVGEVKSMLEGIYTKKIPPAPAEGLVLWHIDYPGIEFTGDGRGIKKARRDLFERYSRALTRAALFGDALLEL from the coding sequence ATGAAGCTCGCCCTCAGGGTAGCCTACGACGGGACGGCTTTCTACGGCTTTCAGAGGCAACCGGGAGTGAGAACGGTAGAGGGGGAGCTGATAAGGGCTTTGACCAAGCTCCGGATAATTGAAAATCCCGAGGAGAACGACTTCAAGGGTGCCTCGCGGACGGACAGGGGTGTCTCGGCCTTCTTCAACGTCGTCTCCTTTGTTCCCGGCGAGCGGGCCGATCTGGCCAAGCCAGAGGTCCTCAACCACCACCTGAGGGACGTCTGGGTTCTCGGCGTTGCGGAGGTTCCGGATGAGTTTCACCCGCGTTTCTGGGCGCGGGGAAAGACGTACCGCTACTATCTGGTGGACGAGGGCTTTGACCTGGAGACGATGCTCGAGTGTGCCAAGCTGTTCGAAGGGACTCACGACTTCTCGGCCTTCGCGAAGCTCGAACCCGGCAGGGACCCTGTAAGGACGATAAGCTCAATCGTCATGACCCAGAGAGGGGGTTATTACGTGGTTGAAATCTCGGGCGAGAGCTTCCTCTGGGAGATGGTGCGTAGAATCGTGAACGCCCTCCGCTTCTGCGGTTTGGGATTGCTTGAGGTAGGAGAAGTTAAGAGCATGCTGGAGGGAATCTACACGAAAAAAATCCCGCCCGCCCCGGCTGAAGGTCTGGTCCTGTGGCATATAGACTATCCTGGCATTGAGTTCACGGGAGATGGGAGGGGAATTAAAAAAGCGCGGAGGGATCTCTTCGAGCGCTACTCAAGAGCTCTGACGAGGGCGGCGCTTTTTGGCGACGCTCTGCTCGAGCTTTGA
- the pheT gene encoding phenylalanine--tRNA ligase subunit beta, with the protein MPKFDVSKRDLERLIGKSFTVEEWEDLFLYAKCELDDVWEEGGEVYFKADSKDTNRPDLWSAEGIARQIRWALGFDKGLPRYEVGKSGVTVYVDEKLKDIRPYGVYAIVEGLHLDEEALKQMINLQEKVALTFGRRRREVAIGIFDFDKVKPPIYYRAAEKSEKFVPLGFDEELTLEEILEKHEKGKEYGHLIRDKPYYPLLVDSEGKVLSMPPIINSETTGRVTTETRNVFVDVTGWDLNKVMLALNVVVTALAERGGKIKSVRVVYPDFEIETPDLTPKPFEVELDYIRKLTGIELSDGEIKELLERMMYDVKLEGGKAKLLYPAFRDDIMHARDVLEDVLIAYDYNEIEPEEPKLAVQGRGDKFVEFEDAVRELMVGFGLQEVMTFNLTNREAQYDRMNLEYGRNHFNNPPAELVEIENPISPKWSALRNWLLPSLLDFLSQNTHEEYPQRLFEVGKATLIDESRETKTVSESKLAVVMAQPRVTFTDAKEILDSVMRHLGFAYELEEAEHPSFIPGRVGKIIVNGETIGVIGEVHPAVLEKWGIEMPVAGFELFLRPLYTEPYL; encoded by the coding sequence ATGCCGAAGTTCGATGTGTCAAAGCGGGATTTGGAGAGGCTCATCGGGAAGAGCTTCACCGTCGAGGAGTGGGAGGACCTATTCCTCTACGCGAAATGCGAGCTGGACGACGTCTGGGAGGAGGGCGGTGAGGTTTACTTCAAGGCCGACTCAAAGGACACCAACAGGCCCGACCTGTGGAGCGCCGAGGGGATAGCGAGGCAGATACGCTGGGCACTTGGGTTCGATAAGGGCCTGCCGAGGTATGAAGTCGGGAAAAGCGGTGTCACCGTTTACGTTGACGAGAAACTGAAGGATATCCGCCCCTACGGTGTCTATGCAATAGTTGAGGGCCTGCACCTCGACGAGGAGGCGCTGAAGCAGATGATCAACCTTCAGGAAAAGGTGGCCCTCACCTTCGGGAGGAGAAGGAGGGAAGTGGCAATAGGCATCTTCGACTTCGACAAGGTCAAACCTCCTATCTACTACCGCGCCGCCGAGAAGAGCGAGAAGTTCGTCCCCCTCGGCTTTGACGAGGAGCTCACGCTTGAGGAAATCCTCGAGAAGCACGAGAAGGGGAAGGAGTACGGTCACCTCATCAGGGACAAGCCCTACTACCCGCTCCTCGTGGACAGCGAGGGAAAAGTCCTCTCGATGCCGCCGATCATCAACTCGGAAACCACCGGAAGGGTGACGACCGAAACCAGAAACGTCTTCGTCGACGTTACCGGCTGGGACCTGAACAAGGTCATGCTGGCTCTCAACGTCGTCGTTACAGCTTTGGCCGAGCGCGGAGGAAAGATAAAGAGCGTTAGGGTGGTCTATCCGGACTTTGAAATCGAGACGCCGGATTTGACACCAAAGCCCTTCGAGGTCGAGCTGGACTACATAAGGAAGCTGACAGGAATAGAGCTGAGCGACGGGGAGATCAAGGAGCTACTCGAGAGGATGATGTACGATGTGAAGCTCGAGGGGGGTAAGGCCAAGCTCCTCTATCCTGCCTTCCGCGACGACATAATGCACGCTCGCGACGTTCTTGAAGATGTCCTCATCGCCTACGACTACAACGAGATAGAGCCGGAGGAACCAAAGCTGGCCGTTCAGGGCAGGGGCGACAAGTTCGTCGAGTTCGAGGACGCGGTCAGGGAGCTGATGGTCGGCTTCGGCCTGCAGGAGGTCATGACCTTCAACCTGACCAACAGGGAGGCCCAGTATGACAGAATGAACCTCGAATACGGCAGGAACCACTTCAACAATCCGCCGGCGGAGCTTGTGGAGATTGAGAACCCGATAAGCCCCAAGTGGTCGGCCCTCAGGAACTGGCTCCTGCCGAGCCTTCTCGACTTCCTGAGCCAGAACACCCACGAGGAGTACCCGCAGAGGCTCTTCGAGGTCGGGAAGGCGACGCTAATTGACGAGAGCAGAGAAACCAAAACCGTCAGCGAGAGCAAGCTGGCCGTTGTTATGGCCCAGCCGAGGGTGACCTTCACCGATGCGAAGGAGATCCTGGACAGCGTGATGCGCCACCTTGGGTTTGCCTACGAGCTCGAAGAGGCCGAGCACCCGAGCTTTATTCCTGGCAGGGTCGGGAAGATAATCGTCAACGGAGAAACCATCGGCGTCATAGGCGAAGTGCACCCCGCGGTCCTCGAAAAATGGGGAATCGAGATGCCGGTGGCGGGCTTTGAGCTGTTCCTGAGGCCCCTTTACACGGAGCCGTACCTTTAA
- a CDS encoding PIN domain-containing protein → MAGIQEGAGTGIIVDTNVIISALLPRSSRLREFLLTTEIPLHAPDYLLVELKKYWPVIEKKAVKRGVSSAELAHFREEILSRIIFHPLSEYRPFLKRAYEICRGFDEKDTPFVALALALSLPIVTNDGGILDNRGQYEALPIEDLLR, encoded by the coding sequence ATGGCGGGAATTCAAGAGGGAGCTGGGACTGGGATAATCGTTGATACGAACGTGATCATATCGGCGCTGCTACCCAGGAGCTCCCGTTTGAGGGAGTTCCTGCTCACGACCGAGATTCCGCTCCATGCCCCCGACTACCTGCTCGTGGAGCTTAAAAAGTACTGGCCGGTAATCGAAAAGAAGGCCGTGAAAAGGGGCGTTAGCAGCGCCGAGCTGGCCCATTTCAGGGAGGAGATACTATCACGCATCATTTTTCACCCCCTAAGCGAGTACCGACCCTTCCTGAAGCGGGCCTACGAGATCTGCAGAGGATTCGATGAAAAGGACACGCCGTTCGTTGCACTCGCCCTGGCCCTGTCACTTCCAATTGTGACGAACGATGGTGGAATACTCGATAACAGGGGGCAATACGAGGCCCTGCCAATTGAAGACCTGTTGAGGTGA